A section of the Vibrio vulnificus CMCP6 genome encodes:
- a CDS encoding PstS family phosphate ABC transporter substrate-binding protein — MKRWWLSLLLMGGISASAQALDTPLQPYKKIPGVSGNLLSVGSDTLAGMTTLWVEEFKALYPNINAQVQASGSSTAPPALTEQTAQFGPMSRPMRLREVEAFERTHGYKPTALRVAIDAIGIFVHQDNPVQGLNFPQLDAIFSATLRCGAEDFVSTWAQLGIDAEWAKRNFQLFGRNSVSGTYGYFKKHALCGGDFKSQVNEQPGSASVVQSVASTLSGIGYSGVGYRVAGVRLLPIAKQGNEFVYPSRENILTGDYPLSRYLYVYVNKHPSKALSPIEAEFIKFIYSAQGQALVEKDGYVSITEEFAKQELAKVGL, encoded by the coding sequence ATGAAACGATGGTGGTTGAGTTTATTGTTGATGGGTGGAATAAGTGCGAGTGCTCAGGCATTGGATACACCATTGCAACCTTATAAAAAAATCCCCGGTGTTTCTGGGAATTTGTTATCTGTCGGCTCGGATACGCTTGCGGGGATGACCACTCTTTGGGTGGAAGAGTTTAAGGCGCTTTATCCGAACATCAATGCTCAGGTGCAAGCCTCGGGCTCCTCAACGGCGCCTCCCGCTCTGACGGAGCAAACGGCGCAGTTTGGCCCAATGAGCCGTCCAATGCGTTTAAGAGAAGTGGAAGCCTTTGAGCGAACTCATGGTTATAAACCTACGGCGTTACGAGTTGCGATTGATGCCATCGGTATTTTTGTTCATCAAGACAATCCGGTTCAAGGTCTCAACTTTCCGCAGTTGGACGCCATTTTCTCCGCGACTTTACGCTGTGGTGCAGAAGATTTTGTCAGCACGTGGGCGCAGCTTGGTATTGATGCGGAGTGGGCAAAGCGCAACTTTCAGCTCTTTGGGCGCAATTCGGTTTCTGGAACCTACGGCTACTTCAAAAAGCACGCCCTGTGTGGCGGCGATTTTAAAAGCCAAGTGAATGAACAGCCGGGGTCGGCTTCGGTAGTGCAATCGGTGGCATCCACGCTCAGTGGCATAGGTTACTCTGGTGTGGGTTATCGTGTGGCGGGCGTGCGCCTACTTCCTATTGCTAAGCAAGGTAATGAGTTTGTTTATCCGAGTCGAGAAAACATTCTGACTGGCGATTACCCTCTTTCACGTTATTTGTATGTGTATGTCAACAAGCATCCGAGTAAGGCTCTGAGCCCCATTGAAGCTGAGTTCATTAAATTTATCTACTCGGCACAAGGACAGGCGCTAGTAGAGAAAGATGGTTACGTGTCGATAACGGAAGAGTTTGCCAAGCAAGAGTTGGCAAAAGTCGGGTTATAA